The following proteins are encoded in a genomic region of Streptomyces gobiensis:
- a CDS encoding FecCD family ABC transporter permease produces the protein MGLLVVTVLLSIALGAKTLTLTQVWHGVWSPVGAEGDIIIRSLRVPRTALGIAAGVALGVAGALMQGHTRNPIADPVVLGISAGAGMCVVVSIFLLGVTSLYGYVWFGFLGAAIASVLVYLVGAAARGGATPVTLALAGAAAHALFTALTAGMVIFDRQALDTYRFWTVGSVSGRPLELTAQALPFIVAGLLLAALNASGLNALSLGEDVARTLGVRVGLTRATGMAAITLLTGTAVAICGPIGFVGLVATHIARYFAGPDYRWVLAYAGLLGGVLTVGADVLGRLVARPGELEVGIMLALIGAPVFIHLVRRRKPVRL, from the coding sequence GTGGGACTGCTGGTTGTGACGGTGCTGCTGAGCATCGCGCTCGGTGCCAAGACCCTCACCCTGACGCAGGTGTGGCACGGGGTGTGGAGCCCTGTCGGGGCGGAGGGCGACATCATCATCCGCTCGCTCCGGGTGCCGCGTACCGCGCTGGGGATCGCCGCCGGGGTCGCGCTGGGCGTGGCCGGGGCGCTGATGCAGGGGCACACCCGTAACCCCATCGCCGATCCGGTGGTGCTCGGCATCAGTGCCGGCGCGGGGATGTGCGTCGTGGTGTCCATCTTTCTTCTGGGAGTCACCAGCCTCTACGGGTATGTCTGGTTCGGCTTTCTGGGAGCGGCGATCGCGAGTGTCCTGGTCTATCTGGTGGGCGCCGCCGCCCGTGGCGGGGCGACGCCGGTAACGCTGGCGCTCGCGGGGGCCGCCGCCCATGCCCTGTTCACCGCCCTCACCGCGGGCATGGTCATCTTCGACCGGCAGGCGCTGGATACGTACCGCTTCTGGACGGTCGGATCGGTCAGTGGCCGGCCCCTTGAACTCACCGCGCAGGCACTTCCGTTCATCGTGGCCGGGCTGCTGCTGGCAGCGCTCAACGCCTCCGGTCTCAACGCCCTGTCCCTCGGCGAGGATGTGGCCCGCACACTCGGGGTACGGGTCGGGCTGACCCGGGCCACCGGCATGGCCGCGATCACCCTGCTCACCGGGACCGCGGTCGCCATCTGCGGACCCATCGGGTTTGTCGGCCTGGTGGCCACCCATATCGCACGCTACTTCGCCGGTCCTGACTACCGATGGGTGCTCGCCTACGCGGGGCTGCTGGGCGGAGTGCTGACGGTCGGTGCGGATGTCCTCGGCCGTTTGGTGGCCCGGCCCGGTGAGCTCGAGGTGGGCATCATGCTCGCGCTCATCGGGGCGCCGGTCTTCATCCATCTGGTGCGCCGCCGTAAGCCGGTGAGGCTATGA
- a CDS encoding diaminobutyrate--2-oxoglutarate transaminase family protein, with protein sequence MLRAQLLDRQAQRESAARTYARTIPVAPVAAAGAEVTGADGRTYLDCLSGAGTLALGHNHPEVTGALREALRSGAPLHTLDMITPAKDAFSEELLGQLPGTLRHQAKLHFCSPAGTDAVEAALKLARNATGRQGVFAFTGAYHGMTLGASAVSGPERMRGQLTDAQPVTRLPYPYGYRCPFGVGAEQAGELSARLLESFLTDPSSGVATPAAVILEVVQGEGGVVEGPDAWLREVRRITAEHGVLLIIDEVQTGIGRTGYYWACERAGVTPDVLVTSKAVGGGLPLALIAYRPDLDTWQPGDHTGTFRGNTLAMVAGQITLRTVAQEQLPEHAEKLGARIRGGLRDLALDHPAIGEVRGRGLMIGAELVDPDAEPDRLGSLPGNPRYARALQAACLERGLMLELGGRGDTVLRLLPPLVLTDAQADSVMNRLTDALTDVERAA encoded by the coding sequence ATGCTGCGTGCTCAACTCCTCGACCGCCAAGCACAACGCGAGTCCGCCGCCCGCACCTATGCCCGGACCATTCCGGTGGCTCCGGTCGCCGCCGCCGGAGCGGAGGTCACCGGAGCCGATGGACGTACGTACCTCGACTGCCTCTCCGGCGCGGGCACGCTCGCCCTCGGCCACAACCACCCCGAGGTGACCGGGGCACTGCGCGAGGCACTCCGCTCCGGGGCTCCGCTGCACACCCTCGACATGATCACCCCGGCGAAGGACGCGTTCAGCGAGGAGCTGCTGGGCCAGCTCCCCGGCACCCTGCGTCACCAGGCGAAGCTGCATTTCTGCAGCCCCGCCGGGACCGACGCGGTCGAGGCCGCGCTCAAGCTCGCCCGCAACGCCACCGGTCGCCAAGGGGTCTTCGCCTTCACCGGGGCCTACCACGGCATGACCCTCGGGGCGTCCGCGGTCTCCGGACCGGAGCGGATGCGCGGCCAGCTGACCGACGCCCAGCCCGTCACCCGGCTGCCCTACCCCTATGGCTACCGCTGCCCGTTCGGCGTCGGCGCCGAGCAGGCCGGTGAACTCTCCGCCCGTCTCCTGGAGAGCTTCCTCACCGACCCGAGCAGCGGTGTCGCCACCCCCGCCGCCGTCATCCTGGAGGTCGTCCAGGGGGAAGGCGGCGTGGTCGAAGGCCCGGACGCCTGGCTGCGTGAGGTGCGCCGGATCACCGCTGAACATGGTGTGCTCCTCATCATCGACGAGGTGCAGACCGGCATCGGCCGTACCGGCTACTACTGGGCCTGCGAACGGGCCGGTGTCACCCCCGACGTCCTCGTCACCTCCAAGGCCGTCGGCGGTGGGCTGCCGCTGGCCCTCATCGCCTACCGGCCGGACCTCGACACCTGGCAGCCGGGCGACCACACCGGAACCTTCCGCGGCAACACCCTGGCCATGGTGGCCGGCCAGATCACGCTGCGTACCGTGGCCCAGGAGCAACTCCCGGAGCACGCCGAGAAGCTGGGCGCCCGGATCCGCGGCGGCCTGCGCGACTTGGCCCTGGATCACCCGGCGATCGGTGAGGTACGCGGCCGCGGCCTGATGATCGGCGCCGAACTTGTCGACCCCGACGCCGAACCCGACCGGCTGGGCTCCCTGCCGGGCAACCCGCGCTACGCCAGGGCTCTGCAAGCAGCCTGTCTCGAGCGTGGCCTGATGCTCGAACTCGGCGGCCGCGGCGACACCGTGCTGCGGTTGCTGCCGCCGCTCGTACTCACCGATGCCCAGGCGGACTCCGTAATGAACCGCCTCACCGACGCCCTGACCGATGTGGAGCGTGCCGCGTGA
- the mgt gene encoding macrolide-inactivating glycosyltransferase — MTSSKSAHIAMFSIAAPGHVNPSIEVIRELVARGHRVTYAIPGPFAEKVAAAGAEPVVYTSTLPTEDEPDAWGSEIIDYFELFLNDAVQALPQLAGAYESDRPDLVIHDITAYPAPVLAHRWGVPAVQLSPNLVAWEGYEEEVAEPMLAELRQSERGKAYYARYRAWLDEHGMTHTDPDRLIGRPRRCLVLIPEVLQPHADRVDATVYTFVGACQGDRAEQGEWQRPADAEKVLLVSLGSTFTKQPGFYRECVGAFGDLPGWHVVLQIGKHVEVSELGELPANVEVRDWVPQLAVLRQADAFITHAGAGGSQEGLATGTPMVAVPQAVDQFGNADMLQSLGVARHVPMAEATAGTLRKTVLALVNDPEVAAKSAALRRRMASEGGTQRAAGLIEAELWAGVSAGVSAE, encoded by the coding sequence ATGACCTCTTCGAAGAGTGCCCACATCGCCATGTTCAGCATCGCCGCGCCCGGGCACGTCAATCCGAGCATCGAAGTGATCCGGGAGCTTGTCGCCCGTGGACACCGCGTCACCTACGCGATCCCCGGCCCGTTCGCCGAGAAGGTCGCCGCTGCCGGCGCCGAGCCCGTTGTCTACACCTCGACGCTCCCCACCGAAGACGAGCCGGACGCCTGGGGCAGTGAAATCATCGATTACTTCGAGTTGTTCCTGAACGACGCCGTCCAGGCGCTGCCGCAGCTGGCCGGGGCGTATGAGAGCGACCGCCCTGACCTCGTCATCCATGACATCACCGCATACCCAGCGCCTGTCCTCGCCCACCGCTGGGGTGTTCCGGCCGTACAGCTCTCGCCGAACCTGGTCGCCTGGGAGGGGTACGAGGAGGAGGTGGCGGAGCCGATGCTCGCTGAACTCAGGCAGTCCGAGCGCGGCAAGGCCTACTACGCGCGCTACCGCGCGTGGCTCGATGAGCACGGCATGACACACACCGACCCGGACCGGCTGATCGGCCGTCCACGCCGGTGTCTCGTGCTGATCCCCGAGGTCCTTCAGCCCCATGCGGACCGGGTCGACGCGACCGTCTACACCTTCGTCGGCGCCTGCCAGGGTGACCGGGCGGAACAGGGCGAATGGCAGCGTCCGGCCGATGCGGAGAAGGTGCTGCTGGTCTCGCTCGGTTCGACCTTCACCAAGCAGCCCGGCTTCTACCGCGAGTGCGTCGGTGCATTCGGTGATCTGCCCGGCTGGCATGTCGTCCTGCAGATCGGCAAGCACGTCGAAGTGTCCGAGCTCGGGGAGCTCCCGGCCAATGTGGAGGTGCGTGACTGGGTGCCGCAACTGGCCGTTCTCAGGCAGGCCGACGCCTTCATCACCCACGCGGGCGCCGGCGGCAGCCAGGAGGGCCTGGCCACCGGCACACCGATGGTCGCGGTCCCGCAGGCCGTCGACCAGTTCGGGAACGCCGACATGCTGCAGTCGCTCGGCGTCGCCCGGCATGTGCCGATGGCGGAGGCCACCGCGGGGACGCTGCGTAAGACGGTCCTCGCCCTGGTGAACGATCCTGAGGTGGCCGCGAAGTCAGCGGCGCTCCGGCGGCGGATGGCGTCGGAAGGCGGCACCCAGCGGGCAGCCGGTCTGATCGAGGCGGAGCTGTGGGCGGGGGTGAGCGCGGGGGTGAGCGCGGAGTAA
- a CDS encoding endonuclease gives MSKKSEAVVQALLDQQGQTYAAEAGIKLRDTPGPLYQLLVLSHLLSARIKADIAVAAARALFDAGMRDARKMIDATWQQRVDALGEGGYRRYDERTATQLGEAAEILLDKYKGDLRRMREQGDPEKLLQGFPGIGPAGVNIFLREAQGVWPEFAPYLDAKALEGAERVGLPKTPKSLARLVDEADLPRLAAALVRVALDKQAAESVRSA, from the coding sequence ATGAGCAAGAAGAGCGAAGCCGTGGTCCAGGCCCTGCTGGACCAGCAAGGCCAGACCTACGCAGCTGAGGCGGGCATCAAGCTCCGGGACACCCCTGGGCCCCTGTACCAGCTCCTGGTGCTCTCCCATCTGCTGTCCGCCCGGATCAAGGCGGATATCGCGGTGGCGGCGGCCCGTGCGCTCTTTGACGCCGGAATGCGGGACGCACGGAAGATGATCGACGCGACCTGGCAGCAGCGCGTCGACGCGCTCGGTGAGGGCGGCTACCGGCGCTATGACGAGCGGACCGCCACCCAGCTGGGTGAGGCGGCCGAAATTCTGCTGGACAAGTACAAGGGTGATCTGCGGCGGATGCGCGAGCAGGGTGACCCGGAGAAGCTGCTGCAGGGGTTCCCGGGGATAGGGCCCGCCGGGGTCAACATCTTTCTCCGGGAGGCGCAGGGCGTCTGGCCGGAGTTCGCGCCGTACCTCGACGCCAAGGCGCTCGAGGGGGCCGAGCGTGTTGGGCTGCCGAAGACGCCGAAGTCGCTTGCGCGGCTGGTGGACGAGGCCGATCTGCCCCGTCTCGCGGCGGCCCTCGTGCGCGTTGCCCTCGACAAGCAGGCCGCAGAATCAGTCCGCTCCGCTTGA
- a CDS encoding ABC transporter ATP-binding protein, which yields MTETLGTAFQTAEPPDVAVPGAGVRLRAERLTLSYGDQPVVHELELDIPDGSVTAIIGPNGCGKSTLLRAFGRLMKPRSGHVLLDGMPIHRMPTRQVAGLVGLLPQTPIAPEGLSVADLVARGRHPHQTWYRRWSSEDEAAVEQALRSTGTYDLAERTLDELSGGQRQRAWIAMALAQNTELLLLDEPTNHLDLAHQIEVLDLVRELHQDTGRTVVLVLHDLSLAARYADRLIAMKDGRIVARGAPAEVLTEELLSEVFGLTARIRHDEETGAPLVIPLSRQQARQQARQQAREAGTAGV from the coding sequence ATGACGGAGACCCTCGGGACGGCCTTCCAGACAGCCGAGCCGCCGGATGTCGCGGTGCCCGGTGCGGGGGTGCGGCTGCGGGCGGAGCGGCTGACCCTGTCCTATGGTGACCAGCCCGTCGTCCATGAGCTGGAGCTGGATATCCCCGATGGTTCGGTTACGGCCATCATCGGCCCCAACGGGTGCGGCAAATCCACCCTGTTGCGCGCGTTCGGGCGGTTGATGAAACCCCGGAGCGGCCACGTGCTGCTGGACGGCATGCCCATCCACCGGATGCCCACCCGGCAGGTCGCGGGTCTGGTCGGTCTGCTGCCGCAGACGCCCATCGCCCCGGAGGGGCTGAGCGTCGCCGACCTGGTGGCGCGTGGCCGTCATCCGCACCAGACCTGGTACCGGCGCTGGTCCTCGGAGGATGAGGCAGCCGTAGAGCAGGCGCTGCGCAGCACCGGCACATATGACCTGGCCGAGCGCACCCTCGATGAGCTGTCCGGCGGCCAGCGGCAGCGCGCCTGGATCGCCATGGCGCTGGCCCAGAACACCGAGCTGCTGTTGCTCGACGAGCCGACCAACCATCTGGATCTGGCGCACCAGATCGAGGTGCTGGACCTCGTCCGGGAGCTGCACCAGGACACCGGCCGGACGGTGGTACTGGTGCTGCACGATCTGTCCCTGGCCGCGCGGTACGCCGACCGGCTCATCGCGATGAAGGACGGCCGGATCGTGGCGCGCGGCGCCCCGGCGGAGGTGCTGACCGAGGAGCTGCTGAGCGAGGTGTTCGGGCTGACCGCCCGGATCCGGCACGACGAGGAGACCGGAGCGCCGCTGGTCATTCCGCTGAGCCGGCAGCAGGCACGGCAGCAGGCACGGCAGCAGGCACGGGAAGCGGGTACGGCAGGGGTCTGA
- a CDS encoding ABC transporter substrate-binding protein, with product MRARWLTRFGRTVGAAAVTASLLATAACGGSSDKDTDAKDGKSGSSDSAFPRTVEHAMGKTELKKAPERVVALDMTFVDATLALETEVVGYTTFEKPDEKLPEYFGGDVKKYAAKATPVGLLEEPSLEKILSLKPDLIISAKVRHEKLYKQLQEIAPTVFTEDTGATWKENLDLVGKALGKEELAKEKISAFDKRAKQIGDSVRKKEDGNPSVSVVRFVDGPTRLYKEDTYIGVILNDLGFDKPKDAQGTGFNADISEEEIKKVDADDIFVTAYPDAQGASKKSQRKYQANPLWKQLKGDVHEVDDTTWMLAVGLYGAEAVLDDIAKTYEVDAAKS from the coding sequence ATGAGAGCCCGTTGGCTCACTCGCTTCGGCCGAACCGTCGGCGCTGCCGCCGTCACCGCCAGCCTGCTCGCCACCGCCGCTTGCGGCGGCAGCTCGGACAAGGATACGGATGCCAAGGACGGCAAGTCCGGCTCCTCCGATTCCGCTTTCCCGCGCACGGTCGAGCACGCCATGGGCAAGACCGAGCTCAAGAAGGCCCCCGAGCGGGTCGTCGCGCTCGATATGACGTTCGTCGACGCGACCCTGGCGCTGGAGACCGAGGTGGTTGGCTACACCACCTTCGAGAAGCCCGACGAGAAGCTTCCGGAGTACTTCGGCGGGGACGTCAAGAAGTACGCCGCGAAGGCCACTCCGGTCGGCCTGCTTGAGGAGCCGAGCCTGGAGAAGATTCTCTCGCTGAAGCCCGACCTGATCATCTCTGCCAAGGTGCGGCACGAGAAGCTGTACAAGCAGCTTCAGGAGATCGCACCGACCGTCTTCACCGAGGACACCGGCGCCACCTGGAAGGAGAACCTGGACCTGGTCGGCAAGGCCCTCGGTAAGGAGGAGCTGGCCAAGGAGAAGATCTCCGCCTTCGACAAGCGCGCCAAGCAGATCGGTGACAGCGTCCGCAAGAAGGAGGACGGCAACCCGTCGGTCTCCGTTGTGCGCTTCGTGGACGGCCCGACCCGGCTCTACAAGGAGGACACCTACATCGGTGTCATCCTGAACGACTTGGGCTTCGACAAGCCCAAGGACGCCCAGGGCACCGGCTTTAACGCCGACATCTCCGAAGAGGAGATCAAGAAGGTGGACGCGGATGACATCTTCGTGACCGCCTACCCGGACGCCCAGGGCGCGTCAAAGAAGAGCCAGCGGAAGTACCAGGCCAACCCGCTGTGGAAGCAGCTCAAGGGTGACGTCCACGAGGTCGATGACACCACCTGGATGCTCGCCGTGGGTCTGTACGGCGCGGAGGCTGTGCTGGACGATATCGCGAAGACGTACGAGGTCGACGCGGCGAAGTCCTGA
- a CDS encoding phosphatase PAP2 family protein gives MTDTVTASPGSAAAHRLAKLVTDVFAPGILVIAVLLAVGWHSTHSLRGVGWGLLAGLFCGVVPYAFIAVGVRRGRWTDRHLRVRRQRFVPFLVTMGSVASGNIALAVLGGPREVVALVTAMLTGLVVTLAVTSWWKISVHTAVAGGAVAILVLTYGTSLVMGAPLVALIGWSRVRLRVHSPAQTVVGALVGAAVAASVFTIHLNETYRLVMLEA, from the coding sequence GTGACCGACACCGTTACCGCTTCTCCGGGCTCTGCTGCCGCCCATCGGCTGGCCAAGCTCGTCACCGATGTGTTCGCTCCGGGCATCCTGGTCATAGCCGTCCTGCTCGCCGTCGGGTGGCACAGCACCCACAGCCTGCGTGGGGTCGGTTGGGGTCTCCTCGCCGGACTGTTCTGTGGCGTTGTCCCGTACGCGTTCATCGCGGTCGGGGTCCGGCGCGGACGCTGGACCGACCGGCATCTCCGTGTCCGACGGCAGCGTTTCGTTCCATTCCTGGTCACCATGGGGTCCGTGGCCTCGGGGAACATCGCGCTCGCCGTCCTCGGTGGCCCCCGGGAAGTGGTCGCACTGGTCACCGCCATGCTGACAGGGCTGGTGGTCACGCTCGCTGTGACCAGCTGGTGGAAGATCTCCGTGCACACCGCTGTGGCAGGCGGCGCGGTCGCCATCCTTGTGCTCACTTACGGCACATCGCTGGTGATGGGCGCTCCCTTGGTGGCGTTAATCGGCTGGTCGCGTGTGCGGCTGCGGGTTCACAGCCCGGCCCAGACGGTGGTGGGGGCGTTGGTCGGCGCCGCTGTCGCCGCGTCCGTCTTCACCATTCATTTGAACGAGACGTATCGTCTCGTTATGTTGGAGGCATGA
- a CDS encoding SH3 domain-containing protein, translating into MLKNGKFAAALTTGALAVGLMGAAPSLAAEQPAPAPAPGPSAAAAHVKGRVIARTGINIRARANTQSRVLGAFRHGAIIKLSCKVRGERVNGNNIWYRLAGRSGFVSARYVVNLAPVKFCR; encoded by the coding sequence ATGCTGAAGAACGGGAAGTTCGCCGCCGCGCTGACCACCGGCGCGCTGGCCGTCGGTCTGATGGGCGCGGCGCCCTCGCTGGCGGCTGAACAGCCTGCGCCTGCGCCAGCTCCGGGGCCGTCCGCTGCCGCCGCCCACGTCAAGGGCAGGGTCATCGCGCGCACCGGCATCAACATTCGTGCCAGGGCCAACACACAGTCCAGAGTGCTGGGCGCCTTCCGCCACGGTGCCATCATCAAGCTGTCCTGCAAGGTCCGCGGAGAGCGGGTCAACGGCAACAACATCTGGTACAGGCTGGCTGGCCGCTCCGGCTTTGTCTCCGCTCGCTATGTCGTCAACCTTGCCCCGGTGAAGTTCTGCCGCTGA
- a CDS encoding FecCD family ABC transporter permease yields the protein MKNQPIVPGRSPVRVGPASAVWRPRIVAVPLVTALALFAAIVINTGRGDFSLPVTNVVHVLFGGGESVDRLVVLELRMPRSVAGALVGASLALAGAIFQGIARNPLASPDILGITSGAGVGAITVIVFGGAYGGVSGPLADIGVPTAAVLGGLLTAVAIYVLAVRRGLSGYRVLLVGVGVNAVLTSVTSWLLIKANIVDAGRALLWLNGSLNAANWDTVRPVAWALALLLPAALVLSFQFGALAFDEDTARGLGVRMTAARAALLLTAVLLTATATAAAGPVAFVALACPQLAVRLLRTGTPPLLASALLGAAITVWADVLGRTAFGDFELPVGILTAALGAPYLLYLLIRSGKGRKP from the coding sequence ATGAAGAACCAGCCCATCGTCCCTGGCCGGTCACCGGTGCGGGTCGGTCCGGCCTCCGCGGTATGGCGCCCCCGGATCGTGGCGGTGCCGCTGGTCACCGCACTCGCGCTGTTCGCCGCCATCGTCATCAACACCGGCCGGGGAGACTTCTCGCTGCCGGTCACCAACGTGGTCCACGTACTCTTCGGCGGCGGCGAGTCGGTTGACCGGCTCGTTGTGCTTGAGCTGCGGATGCCGCGTTCTGTGGCGGGCGCGCTCGTTGGTGCTTCGCTGGCGCTGGCCGGGGCCATCTTCCAGGGGATCGCCCGTAATCCGCTGGCCAGTCCGGACATTCTCGGCATTACCTCCGGCGCGGGTGTGGGCGCGATCACGGTCATTGTCTTCGGCGGCGCCTATGGGGGCGTCAGCGGGCCGCTGGCCGATATCGGCGTGCCGACCGCCGCGGTGCTGGGCGGGCTGCTGACGGCCGTAGCGATCTACGTGCTCGCCGTACGGCGGGGGCTGTCCGGCTACCGGGTGCTGCTGGTGGGCGTCGGAGTGAACGCCGTACTCACCAGCGTGACGTCCTGGCTGCTCATCAAGGCGAACATCGTGGACGCCGGGCGCGCCCTGCTCTGGCTCAACGGGAGTCTCAACGCCGCCAACTGGGACACCGTACGGCCGGTCGCCTGGGCGCTGGCCCTGCTGCTGCCCGCGGCTCTGGTGCTGTCCTTCCAGTTCGGCGCGCTCGCCTTCGACGAGGACACCGCGCGTGGCCTCGGGGTACGGATGACCGCCGCCCGGGCCGCACTGCTGCTCACCGCCGTACTGCTGACCGCCACCGCCACCGCGGCGGCAGGCCCGGTCGCCTTTGTCGCGCTCGCCTGCCCACAGCTCGCGGTGCGCCTGCTGCGCACCGGCACGCCCCCGCTGCTCGCCTCGGCTCTCCTTGGGGCAGCCATTACGGTGTGGGCCGATGTGCTGGGTCGTACCGCCTTCGGCGACTTCGAACTCCCCGTCGGCATTCTCACCGCGGCGCTGGGCGCGCCCTACCTGCTGTATTTGCTCATTCGGAGTGGAAAGGGCCGGAAGCCATGA